The genomic region GGTCTGGTCATCCGAAGACGGAAAAGAATGGGATCTGGTTACCAAACAAGCGAACTGGACTCCTCGACTGGCAGCCGCACTCGTCACCTTCAAAGATAAGATGTGGCTGCTCGGCGGATCCGAGAACTATTACTTCGGCGACGAGAAAAGCCTCAAAAACGATGTCTGGTATTCCGACGATGGGAAAGAATGGAAGCTGGCCACGGAACACGCCGGCTGGACTCCCCGGGCCTATCACCAGGCTGCTGTATTGAACGATAGAATTTATGTGTTTGGTGGTGGCAATTATACACCCGAATATCACGCGAATAATGACGTCTGGAGTTCCGCAGACGGCGTTCACTGGAGACAGGAAACAGCCCACGCCCCCTGGCACGAGCGGCTCTGGTTCTCTTCCGTCGTCTATCGAGATCGCATCTGGGTGATTGGCGGCTGGTCCAATAATCCCTCAACCAACAAGCAGGACGTCTGGTATTCCCAGGATGGCAAAAACTGGACCGAGCTGAAATCGGACGTCGTCTGGAAAGAGCGGCACGAGCATTCAGCTTTCGTCTTCCAGGACAAAATCTGGCTGGCCGGCGGCCATGCGCAGCCACTCAGCAGTCAGGTCTGGTCCCTCTATGTGCCTCCTAACTGGTTCGACCAGCAGAAGCAGAGTGCTTTCCCCTCGAGTGATTTTCCCAAAACGCTAGCCAAGCTCGAAGCTGGCAAACCGACGAAGGTTGTCTGTTTCGGGGATAGCGTGACCGGCGTCTATTATCACACCGGCAGTCGTCGTGCTTATACAGACATGCTGGGTATTGCCCTGCAGAAAGCGGTTCCTGGTTCTCAGCCGGAAATGATCAATGCCGGCATCAGTGGACACACCACCGTGAATGCGTTGTCGCGCATCGAACGGGATGTGCTCAAGCATCAGCCTGACCTGGTTACGGTCATGTTTGGACTGAACGACATGACGCGGGTTCCGCTGGAAGATTATGAGAAAAACCTGCACGCGATTGTGAAACAGTGTCGTGAGGCGGGGGCGGAAGTCCTGCTCTGTACGCCCAATGCCGTGATTACCACCACCAGTCGTCCCGCAGAAAAACTGGTTAAATATTGTGATGTCGTCCGCAAAGTGGGTACTGAGTTGAACGTGCCTGTCTGTGATACCTATCAGCAACTGTCTGCACTGCGGAAACAGGCTCCGCTCGCCTGGCGAATGCAGATGAGTGATGAAATCCATCCCAACATGGCGGGACACAAAAAAATGGCAGAGCTGTTAGCGGCATCCATTACGGGAAACATGGTCTCATTGGATGATGTGAAACCGCTGGAGATCGCGATTCCACGTACCAGAAGTCTCATCAAGGACAAGCGGCCGATCAAAGTCATTGCCCAGCCCCCTCTGGATCAGCTGATTCGGTCAGTGCTACCGGAAATCGCTCCTGAAGCCAAACTGGAAGTCACCACCTGGGATACGTCCGGAAAAACGCTCAAGCAGATCGAAGCTGATGCAAAACAGCTCATCCGTCCGGCGAAACCGGATCTGGTTCTGCTGGCGATTCCCCGCACTGCACAGGCCAAATCACAGGAAGAGTTCATCCGCAGTATGATGTGGACCATGAATTACTCACTCAATTTCGGTACGGGAGGCTGGGACTGTGTCGTTTTCCATCCGGATGTGTTTGATGCAGAACATCCAGTCACAGAAAACGACAAATTCACCCGCCAACTGGTATTGGGGCAGGACCTGACTCTCGTCGATCGTTCCAAGGGAGACAAGGCTTCCGCAGCAGAACTGTTGAAGCAGTGGTTGAAGTCTCAGCTCGACTGATTTTCTGAAGATGTGACAACTTGAAACCAGGATGAATGTTATGCAGGAACTGTCACTGGGGAATCTGAATTATGAATTCAGCCGCGAACGGGAACCACGACTCCGGATCAGCAGCGGCGAGACGATTCGTGTCGAAACGGAAGATGCGCTCTCTGGTCAGATACGGAAGCCCGGAGACTGCCGTGATAAAAGCAAGGTCCCC from Gimesia sp. harbors:
- a CDS encoding GDSL-type esterase/lipase family protein, with translation MLRSFLLPLLFLLISTAGFAENRKLDWVKVTEKADWQPRDSQGELVYKDQLWIFGGWFNSYEAPPRDVWKSSDGKKWSLVTKQAPWIHSDLPMTVVFKDKMWLMGGWYNGRLPGHSAGNQVWSSEDGKEWDLVTKQANWTPRLAAALVTFKDKMWLLGGSENYYFGDEKSLKNDVWYSDDGKEWKLATEHAGWTPRAYHQAAVLNDRIYVFGGGNYTPEYHANNDVWSSADGVHWRQETAHAPWHERLWFSSVVYRDRIWVIGGWSNNPSTNKQDVWYSQDGKNWTELKSDVVWKERHEHSAFVFQDKIWLAGGHAQPLSSQVWSLYVPPNWFDQQKQSAFPSSDFPKTLAKLEAGKPTKVVCFGDSVTGVYYHTGSRRAYTDMLGIALQKAVPGSQPEMINAGISGHTTVNALSRIERDVLKHQPDLVTVMFGLNDMTRVPLEDYEKNLHAIVKQCREAGAEVLLCTPNAVITTTSRPAEKLVKYCDVVRKVGTELNVPVCDTYQQLSALRKQAPLAWRMQMSDEIHPNMAGHKKMAELLAASITGNMVSLDDVKPLEIAIPRTRSLIKDKRPIKVIAQPPLDQLIRSVLPEIAPEAKLEVTTWDTSGKTLKQIEADAKQLIRPAKPDLVLLAIPRTAQAKSQEEFIRSMMWTMNYSLNFGTGGWDCVVFHPDVFDAEHPVTENDKFTRQLVLGQDLTLVDRSKGDKASAAELLKQWLKSQLD